The nucleotide sequence CAAACAGTGCCAGGGTACCAGGCTTCCATGGATTCGTAGCTCCACGCGCCAGGAATCAAAAAAATCTCAAAGATGTTATCTAAGTAGTTGGATTCATAAACGCGGTATTGGTTGATTTCCGGGTAGGTTTTGACTTGTGCAACTAGGTTTTTGCTTATGATGTCGTCGACGGCGGTTATGCTCCATCGGGTGGGGACTAGGCGCCGGTTTTTTTGCACGCCAAAGGCTCCGACGCTAAAGGCTTTTTGGAGTTTGGTGACCATGACACCTTGTTTGTAGAGGTCAACTACGGCTTGGGTGGATTTGAGGTCAGTGTCGTAGTAGGCTTTCTCTACGCGTTGGTCAAAACGGGCGTTCCCCACATGCATGTTTTTGATGGGGGCGCTGGGTCCAAAGGGTTGGACATCGTCGCTAAGAAACAGGGAGCCTTGGGGTTTTTTGGAAAGGTTAAGTTCCATGGCGGTGCTCTCATCGGCTAGGGCGAGTTCGACGGTTTTGTCCATGATTTTGCCTGCGGACAAAAATTTTGTGGCGTGGACGCGGTGTTTGCCGCGTATGAGCAAGCTGCGAAACCCGACGATTTCATCCATAGACTTGCCAAACCATTGCTCGGGCAAATCATACAGGCTCGTGTCCTCATGCACGGGCGGAACCAAAGGACCCACATACACGTTGGGGTAGCCGATTCTGCCCACAAACACGCTAGGAGGCGAAACCCCCGATATGTCCGCACTAGACATCAAAGGCACGCTTCTTAGAAAACTGTTCACCTTAACCATCAGCGGGCATCTTGTTTTGCCGCATAAAAACCGCGCGCCCTTACACAGTACGCACAGGCTGTTTTGATGTGCCCGCGTAGAGAGTTGGCTTTCGACTTCAGAGCCGCCCGCTTGCTTTATGGCACTACGCAACCAGTTACCCGAAGAAACAACCGCACCCGCACGCAAAGAAGCCATGCCAACTACACAAGTAAGAAACAAGAAAATCTGCTCATATAGGTTCTGCACGCAAAAAACTCAAAAACCCAAAGTGAAAACCAAACAAACACGAAAAACATCGCACAAACAAGCAAGCCGCCGCACCAGAAAAGCCAAACGTGTCAGAAATCGATGCATATCGCCGCTGGAAATTTTGTTTATATCAAATTTTGAGTAGCAACAGTGTATGGAGACTTGCGTAGCATGAGAAAAGATACGGTGTTTGTTGCGTTCTTGGCGATGCTTCTTGTCGCGGGTGTAGGCGCAACTGTTTATGCAAAACCAGCAGTTTCAGTTTATGTGATGAATCCTACTAATCCGTCAACAAGTGCTCAGGGCACTTTATTGGGTACGCATTGGGTAGGTGAAATTCCTGTTAAGCTAACTAGTGGTGCTGAGACGGTTACGACGGTATCGTATTGTATGAACCCTGAGAAGGTCATTGAGGCAGGCAGCACTTACGCGGCGGTACTTGCGGCTGTGGAGGACACGGCGGCGTGGAGAGCAGTAAGTTATGTGTTGAGCTGGAATTACCCCACTGATGATACGTCAGCAGCAGTTGACCAAACAGCGATTTGGAGGTTGCTAAACAGAGGCTTTACGCCAGCATGGCTACAAGGAACAGCAATTGACAACGCAGGCAAAGAACTTGCAGAACTAGCGCATGGCAAAGACGTAGTCAGAAAAACAGACCAGTTCACATGGATTTCCCCCATCGCAGGCAACATGTCCAACGTGCAAGCTGTCCCAGGTGAAACAGTAACCTTTGCCGCCCAACTAACCACCCAAACAGGCGCCCCACGAGCAAACGTTAGAGTAGACTTCACCGCCACATTAAACATGCTACAGTTAAACTCAACCTACCTATCCCCCGCAACCGCGCACACTAACAGCCAAGGCATCGCGCAAGTCACCTTAACCGTACCCGCAGACGCCGCCATGGGCTCAACCATAGAAGTCAAAGCCTCAACACACAGCATATGGCCCCAACAATACGTCAACCTTAAAGACCCCGCAAAACAAGACCTAATTGGCATAAGCGAAAACTTCGAGTTAACCACCTCATGCAACCTGTGTGTACTAGCCAGCGTACTGGTGGTTCCTGAATACACCTTAGGAGCACTTGGCGCTTTGGCAGCATCCGCAGCAGCATTCATAATCGGGACTAAAATCAAAAAAGTAAACGCCAAAAACTAAAGCAGCCCCCACCACTCTTCTACGCACGTACTCTTAGGGATAATTTGCCTTCAAGGTGCTAGAGGCTTTTCCCACCAGTTTTTCTAGCCATTTTGGCATCCTAAACCAGATTTTCTCAGCTAACTGTGCCAGCTTAGAAATCCTGTAAGGTGCCAAGTTGGCGTCGATTAGTTTTAGTTTGCCATTGATTTGTCGGATGTTTTCTGCGCGGACGTCTAAAAGACCATATTTTTCGCCGATTTGCTTGAAACGGTTGAGTTCTTGGGGGGAAACATTTGTTTTTATGCCGTACTCTTGCAGCAGACAGTACTTGGTGTGCCAAAAAAGCTGTGCAAACACGTCATGCCGTAAACGTTTGGGAAGCCGTTTATAGACGCGGCGGTCGTTTTCTACGGCGGTTTTTTGCCCTATCTTAAGAACTAAAGCATTGTTTTCAAAACATAACAAAAAAGCGTGTTTGTACCAGCCTTCACCTTGAACTGAAACATCAGGAAAAACCTTTGAAATAATAACAGTAATCTCTTGAGCTGAAACAAAAGCGCCACCCCTAAGACGACGATACTCATCAACGAGCTTGTCGATGGACTTTGCTTTTCGATACAACGGCCTGTACTGCATAAAACCACCAACCCACAACAAACAAAACAACAAAACAAAGGTTAACCAGCATTAAAGCCACAGCAACAAAGAACAAGGACTACTTTGATAGTTTTAGCTCCTTTTTGAGTATGTTTTTGAAGCGTGTGTTGGAGATGTAGTGGTCGGCGTAGATTCTGCCGTCGTTAATTAGGGTAAAAGTCGCGTAGATGTTGGGGGCGTTTTGGGCGTCTTTTGCGGTTTTGAGCGGGGTTACTTTGAGGTCTAAGCCGTTTTCTTTGGCGATTTCTTGCAGTTCAGGTATGGAGCGGGCAACCCAGGGGCACTGCATGGAGTAGACAACGTTTAAGCCCGTGTATTGGTTTAGCTGTTTTTTCCAGTCTTTGAATTTGGGTTGGGCGCCAGGTTTTAGTTGTTTTACAAGTAGTTCGAAGCGGTCTTGGGTTTCCACGACTTCAAAGCCGTTTTTTAGGAAAAGCTCTTTGCCTGCCATGTGAGCCCCATCACTGGTGACCACAGCAACACCCAGCTTTCCCGCTGCTTTGGAGTCTTTGACTGCTTCCTCAACTAAGAGTGAACCGTAACCTTTGTTCTTGTACTTGTTAGGGTTCATCCACACACAATGAATAAACACGTAATTTTTTGCGTCTACTGCCCGCCAAGCATACTCCCCTGGCACGTACTCGATAAACCCAATGGGTTTTTTTACGCCTTGAGCAAAAAGCAGTTTGATGGTGAAGCCTTCCGCGAATCGTTTAGAGAGCCAATCCAGTTTTTTCTGATGACCCTCATGGGAAGGAGCCATAAAACAGGGACACCCAACTTCGCGATAATTCTTTGGAGTTAAAGCCTCAACAGTTACGGTATCGCTCATTTAGCCACCACAAATACAGTCGGGGGAGTGCCTTTATCGTTTTCTGTTAGATGTCTCGCCATCGTGCTTTGGTTTTGGCAAGAAGGAAAAGAACCATGGCTAGGACAAGTAGCACTGTCCAGTCTAGAGCAATTGTCAAAGTTGAAACGTCAAGGTATCCTGCGGCGTTTTGGGCAATCTGGGCAACATATGTTGTGGGAGAAAAGTAGGCTAGATACTGGAAGGGCATTGGAATGTAGGTTATGGGGTAGTATACTGGGGGTATTGTTGAGAAAAGCATGGAGATTAGCCGTGAGAAGGCAAAGCTTTGCACGATGTCGCTAGAGAAGGTTGATAGGGTAAAGCCGATTGCGATGGATACCAAAAACATCAAAAACAGCACAGCAACAAACTGCAAAAGACCAACTAGGCTAAGAGTTAAAAAGAAATGAGCTAGCACAGAGAGCACAATCAAAGCTGGAAGCGAATAGACAATCTCGCCCAGAGCGATTCCAAACAGGTAAGTTACCCAAGAAGTCGGGGAACTAACCACCATGTCCTGTAGTCTAAAGTCGTTTTTTAGGTGTGACAAATCCGTTTGGATGGACATGCCGCTTTGGAACATGGTCATTATGAAAGCGCCTGCTATGGCGGGTCCAATTAGGCTTCCGCGGCTGACCAAGACGATTAGAAACAGAAAAGAGAAAGGCGCAAAAACCGTGTTAATCAAAACAACAGGGTAATTTTTCATTTCGTAAATGGAGTTAACCAAGACGCCTGCGAGAATTTGGCTGGATTTGCTTCGTTTGCGCAGCGGCGTTTCTTTAGCGTTAGACATTGGCGTGGTCGCCTCTTTCTTGGCTGATGAGGTAAAAGAAAATGTCGTCTATCGAAACGGGGTTTATGGTAAATCGTCCGTTGCCTTTGGAGAGGACGCGGGCAATTTTAAACGCTTCTTCTTCATTGGTTAAAATGCGGACAAACCCGTCCTTGTCAGCTAAGACGTCTCCGCTGAGTTGTTCAAGAAAACTTTTTGACGGCTCAAAAAGCAGTTTGACGCTGTAATTGTGCTTCACGCTTTGCCTAAGCTGCTCTAAAGTCCCAATGCGAACCAGCCGTCCCTTCTCCAACACGCCAATGTAGTCCGCAAGAGCCTCTGCTTCCTCCAGATAATGCGTAGTTAAAAACGTAAAGCGTTCTTTGCCGGTTTCTTTGAGAAGGTCCCACAGTGCTCTTCGGGATATGGGGTCGAGTCCTGTGGTGGGTTCGTCAAGAAAAACAATTTCTGCCTCAGAAGCCAAAACCGTAGCAACGGAGACTTTTCTTTTCATGCCGCCAGAGAGCTTTCGGTTTAGGATGTTGCTGTATTCGCCAAGCCCCACGCGCTCCAGCCAGTAGCGTGCACGCCTCTTTGCCTCGCCATAGCTAAATCCACGCCAAAGCAGGTACGAGAACACGGTTTGCATGGGTGTCATCCAAGGCACTGGACGAGCTTCTTGGGGGACGATGGCGATTTTTTCTCTAAGCCGCTTTGGCTGCGAAATAACATCAACCCCGTTAACCACGGCTGCACCAGAGGTAGGTTCAAGCGCAGTTGCCAAAATCCTAACCAAAGTAGTCTTGCCCGAACCGTTCCTGCCAATCAGTACAAAGATGCCCCGTGAAGGAATAGAAAACGTCACCGAATCAAGCGCACGGGTCTTGCTGTCCCCATAGACCTTCACCAAATTATTGCATGTAACAGCGTGGGTGATATCTGTCATTTAACCGCCAAACATGACCCTGAGCGCTCAGGAATTTGTTAAGTCTTTCGGTCACCAACCCAAAAACCAAGACAACAAAAACCACCACAAAAACGCCAACCAAGAAGGAAGAAGTGGCGCCCAGGCCGGGATTCGGACCCGGGTCCTGCGGGCGACAGCCGCATATACTAGACCTAACTATACTACCTGGGCTTTGATGTGCTTCTTGAATACTTGCGTTTTTAGCTAATTAACCTTTCTTTGTAAAATTATGCGGGTTAGGGTTGGTGGTGTTGTTTTCCTGTTAGGTGGGTTATGTTGATGCGGAGCATGGTGGTTTTGGCGAGTTTTTCAGGTTTGATTTTGGCGAGTTTTTCTTGGGGGCGGTTGGAGAGCTGATTTACTAGTACGGTCATGGCGTGCTGTTTCTCCTCTAAGTCTTTTATAAGGTGTAGGGTGCCTTGGAAGTGGACGCTTTTGTAGGCGTAGTCGCATTCGTCGGTAACGCCGTAGTCCTGGACGGCTTGCCCCCAAACCTTGTTGTTGGCTTTTAGGTAAACGAGTTTTTTGCCGTCAGGGGCACAGTGAAAATAAAGGCAGTTTCGCGAGGGGTCGTAGCCGTGGCTTAAAGCAACCAAGTAAGGCTCATCACCCATGCACAACGCCACAGTAACATATTGAGTAACTGAAAGAACTTTTTTTAACGCTTCTGGGTCGGTGATTTCGCGGTCTTTACGGCGAACATGAAACGACATACCAAACCATAACAGGAAAAAGCCATATTAACCTTCAAGGTGCTCAGCGGGTTTTTGGGTGGCAACGGTTAGGGCTTTTTCGGCGGTGCAGGCGCAAAACAGCAGGTCATCAATGGTGGCTATAAGCGTGGGGAGTTTGCCGTTTAGCTGTATGGTGGTGGTTACGCTGTTGCCGTTTTGCTGGGTGGTTATGGTTAAGCCTTCGGGCGCGGCGTGGTTGTCGGGGGATACTGCGTTTGCTATGGCGACCGCGGTTTTAGGGTTTTGGTAGTTAAGAGTTATCGTCGCTTCCAATTTGTTCGCCTCGAAACTGTTTTGCCACCAACTCGTTTGCCAACGCCACAAACTCATCCACCTTGTCTAGGTCTACTTGGGCGCCTGCTGCGATGTTGTGTCCGCCGCCTTTGCCTTCGAACTGTTCACTGGCAGCTTGCATAACTTTGCCCAGGTTTACTCCTTTGTTTATTGCAAGGTCAGTGGTTCGCGCAGAGAATTTGACGACGTCTTCATCGGGGACTTTGGCGTAAGCTAAAAGCGGTTTTTCAACGTTGGGGAGGTTGGATACGAGTATGGAGGATATGGTGCCGATTATTTTTTCGTTGACGTAGTCTTCGCCGTTGACGACGTAGATGTTGTCGAGTTCTTTGAGGCGCTCAGGCTTTTCCATGACCCAGTTTAGGTATTTGTTGATACTTTTGCGGTATTCGTCGAGGGCTTGTTTGGCTTCTTCAAGTGCGGTGGTTCGGTCGCCCATGCACACGGATACGCCAAGGCTAGGTCGGTCAAGGCGCCCCGTAGAGTTCAAAACCACAGCAAATTCGCGGGCGTCCCGCAGCGGCGTTCCAGGCTCCTCAGCTGTTAAAACGTAGATGTGCCCAATTAGGTTGGTGATTTCGTAGTGCAAACCCTTGGATAGCAGGTACTCCGCCAACGCCGAGCATAAACGTTTCTTCTCCTCCTCAGTAAGGTCACGCAGCGCCCGCCATTTATCACCAGTCTTAAGCGGAATGTTCAAGCTGGACAGAAAAGCGAGGCTTTTGTCTTCTTCGCCGCTAATGCCAGGCAAAAACGGGTTAGTGGTTGAGGAGAGGGTGCGGTGTATGGGGCGAGTTTCCCTGCCAAAAAACGTCAGGTCCCTCTCGACTGCGAGCAGTCCTGCTTCTGTGGCGTCTTTGACCATAAGGGCGTTTAAGCCGTCAAGTTTGCGTTGGTCGTAGCGGTCTTGCATATCACCCAGTGCACCAACTATGGCTATAGGGGCTAAGTCGACGTTTTGGGGGTTTAGGGCGCGGGCTGCAAAGTAGGATACGCCTGAGCCGCTGACATCAGTTGCGCCGTCGATGCCGTGCAGGTGCGGGTTTACGTGGGTAAAGTTGGGGTTCTCGTTTGGCGTGGTGGTTTGGTGATGGTCAAGTATGACAACTTTGGTGTTGGGGACTTTTTCGTTGAGCAAGTCGATGTAGCCGCTGCCAAAGTCTGTGAGGATGATGAGGTCGGGTTTGTCTTCGGCTATTTGGTCGAGGATTTTTGCGTCTAGCCACTGAGTGATGCGTATTCGAAATTTTGCATCTAGGCGCTGCAGGGCTTTGCCCATGACTCCCGCGGCGGATATGCCATCAGCGTCTAGATGAGAGAAGAGGTGGATGAAGCCGTCTTCTTGGATGACTTGTTTTATGATTTGGGCTGCTTGCTCTTCGGTTTTCAAGAAAGCGTCAATTTGGTTTTGGTCAACAGGCATACAATTCACTTGGCGAGTTTGAATTCAAAAGGTTAGAAGGGGGTAGGGGCAATATGTGTTGTGTTTGCCCACAGGGTTAAGATTGGGGTTTAGGTGATGGATGCGATTTTTGGTTTGTATTTCCAGTTTTGCTGGAGGATGCCTTGGCGTTTGTAGTAGCGGGAGAGTTTGTGGATTTTGGCTTCGATGATTTGCATGTTGCGTTTGTTGTGGCTGTCTTTGTGGTTTTTGTCCATGTGAACTGCCATGCGTTGTGCTTTTTTCATGAGGTCTGAGAGGTCTTCGGGCATGGCGGGGGCAAGACCAGAGTCTTTGAGGGTTTGGCTGATGCTTTTGCCCGTGACGGGTTTAGCCAAAGGAATAGCATACTGGTCTCTTAGAACGGTGCCTATGCTGCTTAGGCTGTGACCTTCCTTAGCTAACTTTATGATAAAAGCCTCCACTTCCTCTGGCTCATATTTACACCAGCTAGGAGGACGCCTGCTAACCGGACGAATACTATGTGACTTTCCATGTTCCTGTTTCGGCATGTCTACACCTTAACACTTTGCAACTAAACACCCACATAAAACGCATATTTAAGAATAACTGTAGCAACCACAAAAACCATGTACCACACAAGACAATTTGAGAGAAAAACAGAGCCGTTTTGGCGTAATCTACAGGTCTTTCACAAAGGTACTTGTCTGCCACTACATTTTGTACCAGTTGGCGAATTTTTGCAGGGCTTTTGCACGGTGAGAGTGCTGGTTTTTTTGCTGCGGAGTCATCTGCGCGAAGGTTTGCTTGGTACTTGCGGGTTGGAAGATGGGGTCAAAGCCAAATGCGGTTTGGGGGTTGCTGGCTTGCTGTGTCTGGGTGATTTCGCCTGTGACTTCGCCTTCAAAGCACAGGGGCTCAGTTAGGGTGTCGTCGATGTAGGCTATGGCTGAGCGGAAAGTTGCCTTGTGGTTTTGGGTGCCTTGGAGGAGTTGGAGGATGCCGTCGTTGCCTAGGGTCTTGTAGGCGTACGCTGCGTAGGGTCCGGGGAACCCGTTGAGCGCATCTATGAAAAGTCCTGCGTCTTCGACAATTAGGGGCAGGTTAACGCGGGGGTATGCGTCTTTGGCGCTTGCAACGGCGATTTCTACAAGGCTGTTGCTTTGGATTTCCATGGCTTTTTCACGCAGCATAGCAGTGGCGATGTTGTTTTGGGTCAGTATGACACGGGCTTCGTTGAATTTGTGGATGTTACCTGTGGCGAAGAAAACAACTTTTCCTTTCAAACTAAAACTCACCATTATCCACCTTACCTTACAAGTCGTCTTGTTTTCTTTCAGAGATGTAGCGGCCTCTTTTTTCTATTTCCCTGATTTTCTCTAAAACCTTCCCAGCCGCCGCGGTGCCCCGTAGTTGTGTGTAGCCTTGGAGGATGGTTTTGTAGCAGGCGGGGGCGTTTTGGTAATGGGTGCTTTGCAGGGCGTGTTTGAGCAGGTGTAAATCGACGCCTTGGGCTTCGGTCTCAGAGGTTTTGTCGCCTAATCCAAAATCAACCAGAACTAGTCTGCCAGATGGGTCTATGAGCATGTTGGAGGTTGTTAGGTCGCCGTGGACTAAGCCGCTGCGGTGAAGTTTGCCAATCGCTTCTCCGATTCTAAAGCATAGGTCTTGGCGTTCTTTGTCAGGCAGCGTGTCCAGAAGCTGCTTAGCTTGTTTTCCTTCGATGTACTCCATGGTTATGGCGGCGTTTTTGGTGTCAACCATGTAGACGTTGGGGGTTGCGACGGCGGCGCGTTTGGCTTCATGCATCAGTTGGGGTTCACGGGCGGTTCTAAAGCGTCTAATCGTGTTGTCTAAGGCGGCGGGGCGGTATGCTTTGGGCAGACGCGTCTTAACAACCACTTTTTTGCCGTGCCAAACACAAACACTAAGGCTAGCTTCGGCTCCCTTCTTTAACAAAGTCATGTTTTGTTCACCCATGGCACATCCACCCTATCCACGCGCCACTTCAGGTGCACGTAGCTTTTATCCAAAGGCGTAACCAACCCGTGCAGGTACGCCAAAGTGCCTGTCCATGCAATCATCGCGCCGTTGTCAGTGGCGAATTTTAGGGGAACCACGCTAAATGCAGCGTCGTGCTCTTCAGATATTATTTTTAGCATCTCTTGAAGCCGCTTATTCGCCGCTACGCCACCCGTCAGGAGTACTTCGCGTTTTTCCGTGTGCGCTAAGGCACGTTCGGTAACTTCGGTTACCATGGAAAACGCGGTTTCCTGTAAGCTAAAGCACAAATCTTCAAGGCTGCAAACGCCCTTTTGATAAGCCGTCACCGCCGCCGTAAGCAAGCCACTTAACGACAAATCCATACCCTTCACCACATACGGCAACGAAACCAACCGCTCACCTTTCAAGGCAAGCTTTTCCACCACCGCCCCAAACGGCAAACCCCCCTCACGCTTGAGGCCAACTTCGCGGGCAAACACGTCTAAACAGTTCCCCAACGCGATATCTAGCGTTTCGCCAAATACGCGGTACCTGCCTGATGCGTATGCGGTGACCATGGTGTTGCCTCCTGAAGCGTACAGCGTTAAGGGGTCTTTGGCGCCTGTTTGAAGTTTGCCAATTTCGATGTGTCCCACCGAATGATTCACGCCTACCAGCGGCACTTCTAAATACGAAGCTAAAGCACGCGCGACGGTTGCGCCTGTACGCAAGCATGGACCCAGCCCAGGGCCTTGGGCAAAAGCGATGATCTCTAAATCTGCGGGTTTGACGTTTGCTTGGGAGAGCGCATCTTGGAGGACTTGGTTGGCGACTTGGGCGTGGTGTCTTGCGGCTTCTCGAGGGTGTATGCCGCCTTCTTCTGGGACGTAGCCGTCGGAAACGTTCGCGAGTATGTCGCCTTTGAAGGTTGAGATGCCTACTCCAAAGTCGTCGGCAGTGGATTCTATGCCCAAGCAAAGGCGCTTTTCTGGTGGAGGTTTTGTTGTCATCTTTTTTGTCTCGTCAGGGTTAAATCGGCATACGTGGGGGGATACATATTTTTATCTGCCGCGTTCGCATATATAACGTATATTTGGAACTGATTCAGATGCCAAAACGTAACGATCTAGAACAGAAGGCGTTGCATTTCGTTGTTAACACGGGTTATCAGGGGGTGCTTCAGTCGGAGCTGTGGCGAGAACTAGGTGCAAGCAGCAGGGAAGGTTCAAGAGTAGCTATTAAACTTGAAGAAAAAGGCTTGATCCGCAGGGAAAAAGAGTTGGAGGGCGGCAGATGGACGTACCGTCTTTATCCTAAACGTATGCCCGCGAGCATAGAATCCATTGTTGATTGTCCCTGCCTGTTGTGTCCTGACAGTTCACGATGCGACCCCACAACAGTTATCTCGCCTAAAAGCTGTGACCGCTTAACAGAGTGGATCATTAACTTAGACAAACCCGAAGAAGAAGCGGATTTACCCCAGTAACCAAACAGGGTTTTAGGAGGAATTTTGGGTGGGCAAAACCAAGACGTACATCAAGCAACGTAAAGAGGAATATTACTACAAGAAAGCCAAAGCTGAAAACTACCGCAGCCGAGCCACCTACAAACTAACACAGACCATAAACAAGTACCACTTCATACGCTACGGCGACATAGTCGTCGACTTGGGAGCAGCACCCGGCGGATGGATACAGTCAGCAAGAAAAGCCGCAGGCAAAAAAGGCTTCGTCTTAGGCGTTGACCTCAAACCCATCGAGCCATTTGAGCAAACGTATATTCGAACCATAATCCTTGACATGACCGAGCCCACAGCGGCAGAGCAAATCCTAAGTTTCTTGCCCCGCAAAGCAAACGTCGTAATCTCCGACATGTCCCCTAACATCTCAGGCGTTTGGGAAGTCGACCACGCCAGACAAATCGACCTCGCAACCAAAGCCTTCGAAACCGCACTACAAATCATGCGACCCGACGGCAACTTTTTCACCAAAGTCTTCGAAGGCGAACTCGTCAACGAATACCTACAAAAAATCAAAGAAAACTTTAGAGAAGTCAAATTCATAAAACCCAAAGCAAGCCGCGCCAAAAGCAGCGAAATGTACATACTCGCCCTAGGTCTAAAAGCCAGACACATAGAACCTGCTCCTGAAACTGCGCCTGAACCTGACTTGGAAGCAGTAGAAGAAGAGCAAAACTAATTTTTGTCACACCCCGCTACACCTTTATGTTGGTGGCGTTTGGTGAGGATTGTTTCGGCAGATTCTGCAGCGGCAATTTTGGATGAAGAGTTTGAGCCGCAGTTGATGGTTGCATGCGGAGCCGTATTGGTCGAGGAGCCCTACAATAGGGCGCGTGTGGAGTTGGTTGAGCCACTGTTTTTGGAAGCGGATG is from Candidatus Bathyarchaeota archaeon and encodes:
- the kae1 gene encoding KEOPS complex N(6)-L-threonylcarbamoyladenine synthase Kae1, whose amino-acid sequence is MTTKPPPEKRLCLGIESTADDFGVGISTFKGDILANVSDGYVPEEGGIHPREAARHHAQVANQVLQDALSQANVKPADLEIIAFAQGPGLGPCLRTGATVARALASYLEVPLVGVNHSVGHIEIGKLQTGAKDPLTLYASGGNTMVTAYASGRYRVFGETLDIALGNCLDVFAREVGLKREGGLPFGAVVEKLALKGERLVSLPYVVKGMDLSLSGLLTAAVTAYQKGVCSLEDLCFSLQETAFSMVTEVTERALAHTEKREVLLTGGVAANKRLQEMLKIISEEHDAAFSVVPLKFATDNGAMIAWTGTLAYLHGLVTPLDKSYVHLKWRVDRVDVPWVNKT
- a CDS encoding transcriptional regulator gives rise to the protein MPKRNDLEQKALHFVVNTGYQGVLQSELWRELGASSREGSRVAIKLEEKGLIRREKELEGGRWTYRLYPKRMPASIESIVDCPCLLCPDSSRCDPTTVISPKSCDRLTEWIINLDKPEEEADLPQ
- a CDS encoding RlmE family RNA methyltransferase produces the protein MGKTKTYIKQRKEEYYYKKAKAENYRSRATYKLTQTINKYHFIRYGDIVVDLGAAPGGWIQSARKAAGKKGFVLGVDLKPIEPFEQTYIRTIILDMTEPTAAEQILSFLPRKANVVISDMSPNISGVWEVDHARQIDLATKAFETALQIMRPDGNFFTKVFEGELVNEYLQKIKENFREVKFIKPKASRAKSSEMYILALGLKARHIEPAPETAPEPDLEAVEEEQN